Proteins co-encoded in one Uloborus diversus isolate 005 chromosome 9, Udiv.v.3.1, whole genome shotgun sequence genomic window:
- the LOC129229530 gene encoding LOW QUALITY PROTEIN: tigger transposable element-derived protein 6-like (The sequence of the model RefSeq protein was modified relative to this genomic sequence to represent the inferred CDS: inserted 2 bases in 1 codon; deleted 1 base in 1 codon): protein MAGRKQISFQDKLNVISDIDDGMKQVDAAKKWXLSQSTVATFLKKRKHIEDAVRSKSVNPKRKRLKVAINENIDAAVLKWFQEMRATNIPINGPLLSAQARKYAAMLGNETFKASNGWLMRFRDRHGNTFQEIHGEKKSAPMNEANAWRQEKMKDILQKYAPEDIYNADEAGLFFNSSLIEHWRLRVKSVTAGRNQNKD, encoded by the exons ATGGCAGGTAGAAAGCAAATTTCATTTCAAGATAAACTCAACGTCATCAGCGATATTGATGATGGAATGAAGCAGGTTGATGCAGCTAAGAAATG ATTATCTCAATCTACAGTTGCAACGTTCCTCAAGAAGAGGAAACATATTGAAGATGCTGTGAGATCAAAATCAGTTAATCCCAAGCGAAAACGACTAAAAGTCGCGATTAATGAAAACATTGATGCTGCCGTCCTGAAGTGGTTTCAAGAGATGAGGGCAACAAATATCCCAATAAATGGACCCTTGTTATCTGCACAAGCACGGAAATATGCAGCAATGCTAGGGAACGAAACTTTTAAAGCTAGCAATGGTTGGCTAATGCGTTTTCGGGATCGCCACGGAAACACTTTCCAGGAAATTCACGGAGAGAAAAAATCTGCTCCGATGAATGAGGCAAATGCCTGGAGACAAGAGAAGATGAAAGATATTCTTCAAAAGTATGCACCAGAAGACATTTATAACGCTGATGAAGCTGGGCTG TTTTTCAACTCCTCCCTGATAGAACATTGGCGTTTAAGGGTGAAAAGTGTCACTGCGGgaagaaatcaaaacaaagatTGA